In one window of Bacteroidota bacterium DNA:
- a CDS encoding M12 family metallo-peptidase gives MLALLFFFGTAAPILAQRDALVPAAMQRTALDAAQSTALARLDAQPTTARVSFVRIRLDALEAKASTRFDLGRETIVLPEVSLTRRAPADASWSGHTRDYRTTANLVVRAEGVTGSIRTPRGLYQLRPLGDGLHALIEVDEAAFPPDHPSDYEAFLEAYGQRDRDAAIPGTPEPHQHDTRQHGSAHPSHRHEASHESPAGARQAAASIGVVVAYTPTATTEAGGTAAIEALAQLAVDETNTAYTASGILASLSLVHIYETTDDNSSDFGTDLNDFTIEGGSNTKFDGIEGLRDTFGGDFAVLLRGIGGSCGLAWVGSDSSLAFSVTAWNCATGNYTFGHEIGHNIGARHHTENDPTETPFVYGHGYIDGPNDFGTIMHSRSNSDACAGNFCTRIQRFSAPDKPFNGNPTGDEELRNVARATNQRANTIASFKGTAVEATLSASGGPIEVGLTEGTSTTASITLSNTGAGTLYYEAATRQEDGAVPAGTTNYVYATSDDVGGPTASFTDISGTGTQLLGGINSNEVLSTVALPFSFPYFGTSYTSIRVSDNGFVTVDTGFNSATQTPEPLPSLSAADGVIAAYWADHFLWSTPPSSIYFQDMGDGRFIVQWNDIARIFGGGFVNSNRLSTFQIILHNDGTIEFQYDDLEGTVNDFTGVTIGIESGDNTTGLLLDYLGGFAKDNFAIEFTPAAEWLSFTAPAYGAADDATFDDFSVAIDATGLSAGTYTGAITLTSNGTGTALTTVPVTLNVLGTDYTFQDGFGWRMLTAPTGGTTVADLAGQNLVQGVPGFYATAAANLYVGYDGTAFVKPTASNEALASGQGFIWYLYDNDLDPDAGDPNNSESIALPMSISFEGSEPLAAVSVPTLHADGDGWNLLGNPFAATLDVSNIATWDGSVTLASNVGQMWQCTPDASPTVECIGSYVTTTTASNEVPVWQGVFYQASGAGTLEVPLDARGTSQSREAASPLVAFRLDVTDATSGLRRTDQAAVLYLAEDASEGVGVWDAEKLTPLTYPYVALAFEQETEDGTRLLAQDGRPLGVTDAYTIPLVVNAAGIAGDATLTWPRSSLPEGWRVLLTDRVTGTSVDLDEAAAYSFEIRGTGASSGSPDQRLGIAGRAGVSLRSASAPRFELLVLPLGAVASETDTAPLSFALDAPYPNPVAGDLQVSYTLPEASPVQLTVYDVLGREVAVLASAARTAGTWQAVWPTAAVAPGVYVLRLETEQGVRTRKVTVAH, from the coding sequence GTGCTCGCTCTACTCTTCTTTTTTGGCACCGCCGCGCCCATCCTGGCCCAGCGCGACGCGTTGGTTCCCGCCGCTATGCAGCGCACCGCGCTCGACGCCGCCCAGTCCACGGCGCTCGCCCGGCTCGACGCTCAGCCGACGACGGCGCGCGTCTCGTTCGTACGCATTCGCCTCGATGCGCTCGAAGCCAAAGCGTCGACGCGCTTCGACCTCGGCCGGGAAACCATCGTGCTGCCCGAGGTGAGCCTGACGCGCCGGGCCCCAGCCGACGCCTCGTGGTCCGGCCACACCCGCGACTATCGCACGACAGCGAACCTGGTCGTTCGGGCGGAGGGCGTCACCGGGTCGATCCGGACGCCGCGCGGCCTCTACCAGCTCCGCCCGCTCGGCGACGGTCTCCACGCGCTCATCGAGGTGGACGAGGCCGCGTTCCCGCCCGACCACCCGTCTGACTACGAGGCCTTTTTGGAAGCCTATGGCCAGCGCGACCGCGACGCTGCGATCCCGGGCACCCCGGAGCCTCACCAACACGACACACGTCAGCACGGCTCAGCCCATCCGTCGCACCGCCACGAGGCCAGCCACGAAAGCCCTGCAGGCGCACGTCAGGCCGCGGCCTCCATCGGCGTGGTGGTCGCCTACACGCCGACGGCGACGACCGAGGCGGGCGGCACTGCCGCCATCGAGGCCCTCGCCCAGCTCGCCGTCGACGAGACCAACACAGCCTACACCGCCAGCGGCATCCTCGCGAGCCTCTCGCTCGTCCACATCTACGAGACCACCGACGACAACTCCTCCGACTTCGGCACCGACCTCAACGACTTCACCATCGAGGGAGGCAGCAACACCAAGTTCGACGGCATCGAGGGGCTGCGCGACACCTTCGGCGGCGACTTTGCGGTGCTGCTGCGCGGAATCGGCGGCTCGTGCGGCCTGGCCTGGGTGGGCTCGGACTCGTCGCTGGCCTTCTCCGTGACCGCCTGGAACTGCGCGACCGGCAACTACACCTTCGGCCACGAGATCGGCCACAACATCGGCGCCCGACACCACACTGAGAACGACCCTACGGAGACGCCCTTCGTCTACGGGCACGGCTACATCGACGGTCCCAACGACTTCGGCACCATCATGCACTCGCGGAGCAACAGCGACGCGTGCGCCGGCAACTTCTGTACGCGCATCCAGCGCTTCTCGGCCCCCGACAAGCCCTTCAACGGCAACCCGACCGGCGACGAGGAGCTGCGCAACGTGGCGCGCGCCACCAACCAGCGCGCGAACACCATCGCCAGCTTCAAAGGCACCGCCGTCGAGGCCACCCTCAGCGCGTCCGGCGGCCCCATCGAGGTGGGCCTGACCGAGGGCACCAGCACGACGGCCAGCATCACGCTCTCCAACACGGGCGCAGGCACGCTCTACTACGAGGCCGCCACCCGGCAAGAGGACGGGGCCGTGCCCGCAGGCACCACGAACTATGTCTACGCCACCAGCGACGATGTGGGCGGACCAACGGCGAGCTTCACCGACATCTCCGGCACAGGCACGCAGTTGCTCGGCGGCATCAACTCCAACGAAGTCCTCTCCACGGTCGCGCTGCCGTTCTCGTTTCCCTACTTCGGGACGAGCTACACCTCGATCCGAGTCAGCGACAACGGGTTCGTCACAGTCGACACGGGCTTCAACAGCGCGACCCAGACGCCAGAGCCCCTGCCGTCCCTGTCCGCAGCCGATGGTGTGATCGCGGCCTACTGGGCCGACCACTTTCTATGGTCCACGCCGCCGAGCAGCATCTACTTTCAGGACATGGGCGATGGGCGGTTCATCGTGCAGTGGAACGACATCGCGCGCATCTTCGGCGGCGGGTTCGTCAACTCGAACCGGCTCAGCACCTTCCAGATCATCCTGCACAACGATGGCACCATCGAGTTCCAGTACGATGATCTCGAAGGGACGGTCAACGACTTCACCGGCGTGACCATCGGGATCGAGAGCGGAGACAACACCACGGGCCTTCTCCTCGACTACCTCGGCGGGTTTGCCAAGGACAACTTCGCGATCGAGTTCACGCCGGCTGCCGAGTGGCTCTCCTTCACCGCCCCGGCGTACGGCGCGGCCGACGACGCCACCTTCGACGACTTCTCCGTCGCGATCGACGCCACAGGGCTGAGCGCGGGCACCTACACGGGCGCGATCACGCTCACCTCCAACGGGACCGGGACCGCCCTGACCACCGTGCCAGTCACGCTCAACGTCCTCGGCACGGACTACACCTTCCAGGACGGCTTCGGCTGGCGCATGCTCACCGCCCCGACCGGCGGCACGACCGTGGCCGACCTCGCCGGGCAGAACCTCGTCCAGGGCGTACCGGGCTTCTACGCGACCGCAGCGGCCAACCTGTACGTCGGCTACGACGGGACGGCCTTCGTCAAGCCGACAGCGTCCAACGAGGCACTCGCGTCCGGCCAGGGCTTCATCTGGTACCTGTACGACAACGACCTCGACCCCGACGCGGGCGACCCGAACAACAGCGAGAGCATCGCGCTCCCGATGTCGATCTCGTTCGAGGGCAGCGAGCCGCTGGCTGCCGTGAGCGTCCCCACGCTGCACGCGGACGGCGACGGCTGGAACCTGCTCGGCAACCCTTTCGCCGCGACGCTGGACGTAAGCAACATCGCCACGTGGGACGGGTCTGTCACGCTCGCCAGCAACGTCGGGCAGATGTGGCAGTGCACCCCGGACGCGTCGCCGACGGTGGAGTGCATCGGGAGCTACGTCACCACGACAACCGCGAGCAACGAAGTGCCGGTGTGGCAGGGCGTGTTCTACCAGGCCTCCGGGGCTGGCACGCTGGAAGTCCCGCTCGACGCGCGCGGCACGTCGCAATCGCGCGAGGCGGCGTCCCCGCTCGTCGCCTTCCGCCTGGACGTCACCGATGCCACCTCCGGGCTGCGGCGCACCGACCAAGCCGCGGTGCTCTACCTCGCCGAGGACGCCTCCGAGGGCGTCGGGGTGTGGGACGCCGAGAAGCTGACGCCGCTGACCTACCCGTACGTCGCGCTCGCCTTCGAGCAAGAGACTGAGGACGGCACGCGCCTGCTCGCGCAGGATGGCCGCCCGCTCGGCGTGACGGACGCCTACACGATCCCGCTCGTCGTGAACGCCGCGGGCATCGCGGGCGATGCCACGCTCACCTGGCCGCGCTCGTCGCTGCCCGAAGGCTGGCGCGTGCTGCTCACCGATCGGGTCACAGGAACGAGCGTGGACCTGGACGAAGCCGCCGCTTATTCGTTTGAGATCAGAGGGACGGGAGCCTCGTCTGGCTCGCCTGACCAGCGCCTCGGCATTGCGGGCCGCGCTGGCGTCTCGCTGCGGAGCGCGTCGGCGCCGCGCTTCGAGCTTCTCGTGCTGCCGCTGGGCGCGGTCGCCTCCGAGACGGACACCGCGCCGCTCTCGTTCGCGCTCGACGCGCCCTACCCGAACCCCGTGGCGGGCGACCTGCAGGTGTCCTACACTCTGCCCGAGGCGTCCCCGGTGCAGTTGACCGTCTACGACGTGCTCGGCCGCGAGGTGGCGGTGCTCGCGTCCGCGGCGCGGACGGCCGGTACGTGGCAGGCCGTCTGGCCGACGGCGGCCGTCGCGCCGGGCGTGTACGTGCTGCGCCTGGAGACCGAGCAGGGCGTCCGCACGCGCAAGGTGACCGTAGCCCATTAA
- the acnA gene encoding aconitate hydratase AcnA: MAYDASVHDAFGARDTFDTGSGTAYYYRLDALREQGYDIDRLPFSIKVLLEGALRGLDGRLINEDDVKNLASYDPAAPAQVEIPYQPGRVLLQDFTGVPAVVDLAALRSAMARNGADAAEINPRVPVSLVIDHSVQVDTFGIPEALQLNADIEFTRNRERYEFLRWGADAFENFFVVPPERGICHQVNLEYIATAVLEKEAPEGLPIVYPDTLVGTDSHTTMINGLGVLGWGVGGIEAEAAMLGQPIYMLMPEVVGFRLKGHLREGVTATDLTLTVTQMLRQHGVVGKFVEFFGQGLSAMSLPDRATIANMAPEYGATMGFFPVDQETLDFLSRTARDPNLVEKVGRYMKLQGLFRTDDTPDPQFASVLELDLGDVQPSMSGPKRPQDRIVLGDVQREFKESLTRPASPQGFGLKEDALANTGRYSDDQGRAFDMKHGDVAIAAITSCTNTSNPSVMLGAGLLARNARAKGLTVKPYVKTSLAPGSRVVTEYLREADLLDDLAALGFDLVGYGCTTCIGNSGPLPDAVQSAIEDGDLIVAGVLSGNRNFEGRIHSHVKANYLASPPLVVAYALAGTVDIDLQNDALGQDADGNDVFLKDIWPSQQEILDAIAQAVKPEHFAEQYDDIENSNPRWNAMPVNGGEQFGWSDESTYIQEPPFFLDVTPEAPTIAPIHGARTLVKVGDSVTTDHISPAGAIPQGEPAGEFLEARGVKPRDFNSFGSRRGNDRVMTRGTFANIRLRNRMAPGTEGGHSTYLPEGEQGYMYDVAMKYKADGTPLVVFAGNDYGMGSSRDWAAKGTILLGVRAVVAQSFERIHRSNLVGMGVLPLLFKASESLDTYGLDGSEHFDIPVTDDVKPGEPLTITATKADGATVSFDVVVALNTPVEVEYYRHGGILHYVLREFLNNALETA, translated from the coding sequence ATGGCCTACGACGCTTCCGTGCACGACGCCTTCGGTGCCCGCGACACCTTCGACACCGGCTCCGGCACGGCCTACTACTACCGCCTCGACGCCCTCAGGGAACAGGGCTACGACATCGACCGCCTCCCGTTCTCGATCAAGGTGCTCCTCGAAGGCGCCCTGCGCGGCCTCGACGGGCGCCTCATCAACGAGGACGACGTCAAGAACCTGGCGTCCTACGACCCCGCCGCCCCGGCGCAGGTCGAGATCCCGTACCAGCCCGGCCGCGTGCTCCTGCAGGACTTCACCGGCGTCCCGGCCGTCGTGGACCTCGCAGCGCTCCGCAGCGCGATGGCGCGCAACGGCGCCGACGCCGCCGAGATCAACCCGCGCGTGCCGGTCAGCCTCGTCATCGACCACTCGGTGCAGGTCGACACGTTTGGCATCCCCGAGGCGCTGCAACTCAACGCCGACATCGAGTTCACGCGCAACCGCGAGCGCTACGAGTTCCTCCGCTGGGGCGCCGACGCCTTCGAGAACTTCTTCGTGGTCCCGCCCGAGCGCGGCATCTGCCACCAGGTGAACCTCGAATACATCGCCACGGCGGTCCTCGAAAAGGAAGCGCCCGAGGGCCTGCCGATCGTCTACCCCGACACGCTCGTGGGCACGGACAGCCACACGACGATGATCAACGGCCTCGGCGTGCTCGGCTGGGGCGTCGGCGGCATCGAAGCCGAGGCGGCCATGCTCGGTCAGCCGATCTACATGCTCATGCCGGAGGTCGTCGGTTTCCGCCTCAAGGGGCACCTCCGCGAGGGCGTCACGGCGACCGACCTCACGCTCACCGTCACGCAGATGCTGCGCCAGCACGGCGTCGTCGGCAAGTTCGTCGAGTTCTTCGGCCAGGGCCTCTCGGCAATGAGTCTCCCCGACCGCGCGACGATCGCCAACATGGCGCCCGAATATGGCGCGACGATGGGCTTTTTTCCCGTCGACCAGGAGACGCTCGACTTCCTCAGCCGCACCGCGCGCGACCCGAACCTCGTCGAGAAGGTGGGCCGCTACATGAAGCTGCAGGGCCTCTTCCGCACCGACGACACGCCCGACCCGCAGTTCGCCTCCGTCCTCGAACTCGACCTCGGCGACGTGCAGCCGAGCATGTCGGGCCCGAAGCGCCCGCAGGACCGCATCGTGCTCGGCGACGTGCAGCGCGAGTTCAAGGAGAGCCTCACGCGCCCGGCTAGCCCGCAGGGCTTCGGGCTGAAGGAGGACGCGCTCGCGAACACGGGCCGCTACAGTGACGACCAGGGCCGCGCCTTCGACATGAAGCACGGCGACGTGGCGATTGCCGCCATCACGTCGTGCACGAACACCTCCAACCCGAGCGTAATGCTCGGCGCGGGGCTGCTCGCCCGCAACGCCCGCGCGAAGGGCCTCACGGTGAAGCCCTACGTCAAGACGAGCCTCGCCCCCGGCAGCCGCGTCGTGACCGAATATCTCCGCGAAGCCGACCTCCTCGACGACCTCGCCGCGCTCGGCTTCGACCTCGTCGGCTACGGCTGCACGACCTGCATCGGCAACTCGGGGCCGCTCCCGGACGCCGTGCAGAGCGCCATCGAGGACGGCGACCTCATCGTGGCGGGCGTGCTCTCGGGCAACCGCAACTTCGAGGGCCGCATCCACAGCCACGTCAAGGCCAACTACCTCGCGAGCCCGCCGCTCGTCGTCGCCTACGCGCTCGCCGGAACGGTCGACATCGACCTCCAGAACGACGCGCTCGGCCAAGACGCCGACGGCAACGATGTCTTCCTGAAGGACATCTGGCCCAGCCAGCAGGAGATCCTCGACGCCATTGCCCAGGCCGTCAAGCCCGAGCACTTTGCCGAGCAGTACGACGACATCGAGAACTCGAACCCGCGCTGGAACGCAATGCCGGTTAACGGCGGCGAGCAGTTCGGCTGGAGCGACGAGAGCACCTACATCCAGGAGCCGCCGTTCTTCCTCGACGTGACGCCGGAGGCCCCGACCATCGCGCCGATCCATGGCGCGCGGACACTCGTCAAGGTAGGCGACTCGGTCACGACGGACCACATCTCCCCGGCGGGCGCGATCCCGCAGGGCGAGCCGGCTGGCGAGTTCTTGGAGGCGCGCGGCGTCAAGCCCAGGGACTTCAACTCGTTCGGTAGCCGCCGTGGCAACGACCGCGTGATGACGCGTGGCACGTTCGCCAACATCCGCCTGCGCAACCGCATGGCGCCGGGCACCGAGGGCGGTCACAGCACCTACCTCCCCGAGGGCGAGCAGGGCTACATGTACGACGTTGCGATGAAGTACAAGGCCGACGGCACGCCGCTGGTCGTCTTCGCGGGCAACGACTACGGCATGGGCTCCTCGCGCGACTGGGCCGCCAAGGGCACGATCCTCCTCGGCGTGCGCGCCGTGGTCGCGCAGAGCTTCGAGCGCATCCACCGCTCCAACCTCGTCGGGATGGGCGTGCTGCCGCTGCTGTTCAAGGCCAGCGAGAGCCTCGACACCTACGGCCTCGATGGCTCCGAGCACTTCGACATCCCCGTCACGGACGACGTGAAGCCCGGCGAGCCGCTCACGATCACCGCCACGAAGGCCGACGGTGCGACCGTGAGCTTCGATGTGGTCGTGGCGCTCAACACGCCGGTCGAGGTGGAGTACTACCGCCACGGCGGCATCCTCCACTACGTCTTGCGCGAGTTCCTCAACAACGCGCTCGAAACGGCCTAG